The following is a genomic window from Variovorax paradoxus.
ATGGTCGTTGAGTGGTTCAGGCTTGCGCCGAAGAGGCGCAGTCGGCCGGAGCGCCGTTGTTGCTCTCGCGCCAGTCGAGCGACCGGCTCCAGAGCGCGATTGCCAGGCCAACGAGCGTGAGGAGCGCAGCCACCCAGCCGAGCGCACGCAATCCCGGGCCGTGGTCGATGACTGCGCCTCCCATCCATGCGCCGAGTGCGTTGCCCAGGTTGAAGGCCGCGATGTTCAGGCTCGACGCCAGGTTCTGGCCCGCGCCCGAAGCCTTCTCGAGCACGCGCAGCTGCATGGGCGCCACCGTCGCGAAAGAAGCGATGCCGAGCAGGCCGACGAACACCACGGCGGTGAACGGCGTGGCGATGGTGAATTGCATTGCGCCGAGCACGCCGGCCAGCGCCACCAGCGTGCCGATCACGGCGGGCATCGTTGCGCGGTCGGCCAGCTTGCCGCCAAGAATGTTGCCCACGGCAAGGCCGCCGCCGAACACCAGCAATATCGGTGATACCGCCGATTCAGGCAGGCCGGTGACTTGCGTCAGCAAGGGCTGGATGTAGGTGAACACCACGAACACGCCCGCGAAGCCGAGCACCGTCATCGCAAGGCCCAGCAGCACCTGGGGCCGTGCGAGCACCGCAAGCTCATCGCGCAGCGGTGCCGGCTTGGCCTCGCCCTTGACGCGGGGCACAAAGAGCGCGAGCACTGCAAATGCCAGCACGCCAATCAGCGTCACAGCCCAGAAGGTGGCGCGCCATCCGTACTGCAGGCCGAGCCATGCACCCGCCGGCACGCCGAGCAGCGTGGCGGCCGTGAGGCCGGTGAACATGATGGCGATGGCCGAGGCGCGGCGCTCCGGCGCCACGAGGCCCGTGGCCACGACCGAGCCCACGCCGAAGAAGGTGCCATGCGCGAGCGATGTGATCACACGCGCGGCCATCAGCAGCTCGTAGTTGGGCGCGAGCGCGCAAGCCAGGTTGCCGAGCGTGAAGATTGCCATCAGCGCCAGCAGCACCGTTTTGCGCGGCAGCTTGCGGGTGGCAATGGTGAGCATGGGCGCGCCGACCGCAACACCGAGCGCATAGCCCGAAATCAGCAAGCCGGCGGCGGTGATGGAGACATGGAGATCCGCCGAGACCTGCATCAGCAGGCCCATGATGACGAATTCGGTGGTGCCTATTCCGAAGGCACCGGCGGTAAGGGCGAGTAGAGCGATTGGCATGATGGCTCTACTGTGCGGGTTATCCCCATGGATGACTAGAATGCCGGCTGTACATAGACTTGTGAATTGAAGTCACAGCTGAAAGCCGAGGAGCCGCCATGCCGCGTATCGATGTGAACCGCTCCGGTGAAATGGAGGCCTTCGTGCAGGTGGTCGAATCCGGCGGGTTTTCTGCCGCGGCACGGCTGCTCGACATGACGCCTTCCGCGGTGAGCAAGCTCGTCGCGCGGCTCGAATTGCGGCTTGGCATTCAACTGGTGCACCGCTCCACGCGCAAGCTGCAGCTTACGCCCGAAGGCCTGCATTTCTACGAGCGCAGCACGCGGGTGCTGGCCGACATGGACGAGGCCGAGCGCTGCGCCGCCGCGGGCGCCGCGCCGCGCGGGCGGGTGAGCATCAACGCGAGCGTGTCTTTCGGGCACCACAAGCTGGTGCCGCTGGTGCCCAGGCTGCTCGAGCTGCATCCGCAAATCACGCTGGACATTGCGCTGACCGACCGCATCGTCGACCTGATGGACGAGCGTGCCGACATCGCGATCCGCTGGGGGCAGTTGCCGCCTTCAGACCTGGTGGCGCGGCGCCTCGGCGAAACCAGCCAGGCGATCGTGGCCTCGCCCGATTACCTTGCCAAGTACGGCACGCCGCACACGCCGCAGGAGCTGGAGGCGCACAACAGGTTGGGCTGGAGCTACCGGCGCAATACGCCTGATTGGCCATTACGTGTCGATGGACGGATGATCTCGCTGCCCGTAGCCGGCCCGGTGCGCGCGGGCGATGGCGAAACCTTGCGGCAGCTGGCCATTGCCGGCGCGGGCGTGGCACGGCTGTCGCTGTATCACATCCAGCACGACATCGATGCGGGCCGGCTGGTGCCGCTGCTGCAGGAATTCAACCCCGCCGAGGTGGAGCCGATCCACGCGGTGTACATCGGCAAGGCCGGCACCTTGCCAGCACGCGTGCGCGCGGTGCTCGACTTTCTGGTGGCGTGCTCGGGCGTGGGGGGAGGGCGCTACACGATCAAGCGAACCGAGCCGATGCCCGCAAATTCCGCGGTTACCTGATCGCCGCGGCGGCAGGGCACGATGCCGACCCACGACCCTGTGGTGACGACGGTGCCGGCCGGCGCGCTTTGCCCATGGCGCGTGATGTGGCGCAGCCAGATGGGCAGCAGCCATGCGGGGTCGGCCAGCGGATGGGTGCCTTCGCGCACCACGGTTTCCGAATTGCCGACTTTGGTTTCGCAGCGCTGCGAAGCCCAATCGAAGGCCGCATAAGGCTGCCATTCGCCGAGAACCAGCGCGCCATGCACTTGCGAATCCGCAAGGCGCAGCAACGGGGGCGTAGCGGCCAGGTCTTGCCAGCGCGAATCGACGATTTCCACCGAGACCGCCATGGCATCGATCACCGAAGCCGCGTCCTGGTGGTCGAGCTTCGCGGCCATTTCCGGTGTCACGTCCTGTCCGAGCCGCAGGGCGATTTCAGCTTCGATGCCGGGCGCGTGAAAAACCAGGTCGCTGAAGTCCGCCGGGCTCTTGCGCACGCCGTGTGGCGGCAGCGGCGCATGCGTGAGCGTCGCGCTTCTGGAGGCGCCGCCGGATTTCCAATGTGCCGGGACGGCACGGTCACCAAACCAGCCTAGCGCGGAGGCGATTGCGTCCTGCACTTCGTAGGCTTGGGCTGCGTCTTGAAGCACATCGGTCCAGGGGGCGGCATCGAGAGTGGTGTTGCTGCGACGGGCTGCAGCGAGCGCATCGGTCAGGGCTGTCATTTGTGAGGTCATTTGGGGATTTTGTCAGTTGTGTTTGGGGCGAGTGCAAAGGCCACCGGGCACTCCCCTCCGCGAATGTCCCCCGCCTTCGGCTCCTCCTTTATTTCGCTGCGCCGGGGCTGCGCCCCTCCTCCTTTATTTCGCTGCGCGGAGCACCCGATGCCCTGTGCACTGGGGCACGTCGCTGGTGTACCGCTGATCAACGACTGCTCTTTGCATCGCACCCGCTGGCGGGGTGCCTTGCGCAGCGAAATAAAGGAGGAGGCCGCAGGCCGGGGGACATTCGGAGGGGCGCAGCCCCGGGGGACATTCGCGGAGAAAGGTACCCCGTCGGCGGGTGCGCCGCCCTGAATCCCTAAGCCCCGGGAACCCCGAAGAGGCACCACGTCAAGTGTCCACATGCACCTTGCCATCCTTCACCACCTTGGCCCACTTGGCGATTTCGGTGGCAATGAACTGCTTGAACTTGTCTTGTGAACCGCCACCGTCTTCCGCGCCATAGGTGTCGAGCTTTTCCTGCACGTCGGGCATTGCGAGCACCGTGTTGACGTCGCGGTTGACCTTGTCGGCCACCGGCTGCGGCAGCTTGCCCGGGCCTGCCAGGCCGTACCAGGTGGTGGCCTCGAAACCGGCGAAGCCCTGCTCCTGCATGGTGGGAACGTTGGGGTGGCCCTTGGCTCGTTTGGCTCGGGTCTGCGCCACGGCCAGGACGCGGCCGCTTTTTACGTGCGGCGTGGCTGCGGTCATGGTTTCGAAGCTGTATTGAATCTGGCCGCCCATCAGGTCGGCCAAGAGCGGGCCGCTGCCCTTGTACGGCACATGCAGCGCATCCACCTTGGCCTGCAGCTTGAACATTTCCAGTGCCAGGTGCTGTGCCGAACCGGCGCCCGCGGAGCCGAAGCTCACCGTGCCTGGAGCGCCCTTGCAAGCGGTCACGATGTCGTTCACCGTGAGTGCCTTCTGCGCCGGGCTCGCAATCAGCAGGTTGGGCGTGACACCCACCAGCACGATCGGCACGAAGTCGCGCTCCACGCTGTAGCGCAGCTTGGGCTGCAGGCTGGGCGCGAGCGCGTGGCTGTTGATGTGCGCCATGAGCAGCGTGCTGCCGTCGCTGGGCTGCTGCGACACGTATTCGGCCGCCAGCACGCCCGCCACGCCGCCCTTGTTCTCGACGATGACCTGCTGGTTCCACATCGTCGTGAGCTTTTGCGCCACCACGCGCGCAAGCGCATCGGTGCCCCCGCCCGGCGGAAACCCCACCACGATGCGCACCGGCCCGCTGGGCCACTCCTGCGCAAAGAGCCGGGGCACGCCCAGCGTGGCGGCCGCGGCACCCGCGGCTTGAATCAGCGAACGTCTCTGCATCATCTTTGTCTCCAGTGTGTGGTGGGTCCGATGCGTGCCTGACTGGATGCCAGGCAAGGGTGTCGGCCGCCGCGCCGTTCGAGCGACGTGTTGCGGCCGGGCGTGAACGGGTTCGTGCGCTACGCGGCCTTTTGCAGTGCCGGGGATGCGGCGTGGCTCGCGAAATGGTCCATGGCCGCGTGCACACCGCTGCCCGCCAGCTTGATGCCCGCGAGCTTCATGCCCATTTCGACGCCCGCCACCATCGCGACCAGCGTCAGGTCGTTGCTGTCACCCAGGTGGCCCATGCGGAACATGCGGCCCTTGAGTTTGCCGAGGCCGGTGCCCAGCGACAGATCGAAGCGCTGGTGAATCAGGCGGCGCAGCGCATCGGCATCGACGCCCTCCGGGGTGATCACGCCGGTGAGCACGGGCGAGTACACGGCAGGGTCTGCGCACTGGATCGGCAGGCCCCAGGCGTTGACCGCCGCGCGCACGCCGGCGGCCCAGCGCTGGTGGCGCGCAAATACGTTGTCGAGCCCTTCGCCGAGCAGCATGTCGAGCGATTCGGAAAGGCCGTAGAGCAGGTTGGTGTTGGGCGTGTAGGGCCAGTAGCCGTCCCTGTTCATCTCCACGATCTCGTCCCAGGCCCAGAACGCGCGTGGCAGCCTGGCGGTTTTCGAGGCTTCGAGCGCACGCGGCGAAAGCGCGTTGAAGCTGATGCCGGGCGGCAGCATCAAACCCTTTTGCGAGCCGCTGATGGTGACGTCCACACCCCATTCGTCATGCCGGAAATCGGCGCTTGCGAGGCCGGAGATGCTGTCGACCATCAAGAGGGCCGGGTGGCCCGCCGCATCGATGGCCTTGCGCACCGAGGCGATGTCCGAGGTGACGCCTGTGGAGGTTTCGTTGTGCACCACGCACACGGCCTTGATCTTCTTTTCGGTGTCCTTGCGAAGGCGCGCCTCGATGAGATCGGCCTGCACGCCGCGGCGCCAGCTGGGCGCGGCGGGCAGTTGGTCGTCCTTGCCCGTCCATGCGAGGAACTCGGTCGACAGGCCGAGCCGCGTGGCCATTTTTTGCCACAGCGATGCGAAGTGCCCGGTTTCGTACATCAGCACGTGGTCGCCCGGGCTCAGCGTGTTGGCCAGCGCGGCCTCCCAGGCACCGGTGCCCGAAGCGGGGTAGATCGCGACTGGATGTTTCGTCTTGAAGATCTGCTTGATGCCGCCGAGCACCTTGAGACCCAGCGTGCCGAACTCGGGCCCGCGGTGGTCGATGGTCGGCAGGCTCATGGCCCGCAGGATGCGATCGGGCACCGGGCTGGGGCCGGGAATCTGGAGGAAGTGGCGGCCGGTGGGATGGATGTCGAGTTGCAGCATGGACTGTCCTTTCGCTTTCAGTTTTGCATTCAAAATCGAATAAAGCATGATGGTTTACCCGTAGTAAGACGGATTGCGGCTAAGGTTTTTTGCATTCAAAATGCATTCGAGGGAAACAGACATGACCGCCGACATCATCGAAATCTCACGCCTTGCACTGCACGACCAGGTAGCTTCGCGCCTGCGCACGATGCTCGTCGAAGGGCACATTGCTCCGGGCGCAAAGCTCAACGAGCGCGAGCTGTGCCTGCAGCTGCGCGTGTCGCGCACGCCGCTGCGCGAGGCCATCAAGCTGCTGGCGGCCGAAGGGCTGGTCGACCTGCTGCCCAACCGCGGCGCCGTGGCGGTCAAGCTCACCGAAGCCGACGTGCTCAACACCTTCGAAGTGCTGGCCATGCTCGAAGGCATGTCGGGCGAGCTGGCGGCCAAGCGCATTACCGATGAAGAACTGGCCGAGGTGCGCGCGCTGCACTACGAAATGATGGCCTGCTTCGCGCGGCGCGATCTCTCGGGCTACTACCGCCTCAATGCGCGCATTCACACCGCCATCAACGAGGCCGCGGGAAACCCGGTGCTGGCCAGCACCTACCGTTCCATCAATGCCCGCGTGCAGTCGCTGCGCTTTCGCACCAACCAGAACGACGCCAAGTGGAAGCATGCGGTCGAAGAGCATGAGCAGATGGTCAACGCGCTGGCCACGCGCGACGCACCGGCAATGCGCAAGGTGATGGTCGCGCACCTCATGCGCAAGCGCGACACGGTGCTGGAGCTGATGCGCGCCGGCGAAATCTACCCACAGACCCACAAAGCGAGCTGACCCCACACCATGCGCGTCGATCCCGCCAGCCACATCCAGCCCGCCGGAACCGTTCTTCCGCCCAATGAAACTTGCGATGCGCTCGCACGCCGGCTGCGCGCCGAAACGCAGGGCGAGGTGCTGTTCGACGACGGCTCGCGCGGGCGCTACGCCACCGATGCGTCGATCTACCAGATCATGCCCGTGGGCGCGTTCGTGCCGACCAACGACCAGGACATTGCAACGGCCATCGACATTGCGCGCGAGCTGAAGGTGCCCGTGCTCGCGCGTGGCGGCGGCACCAGCCAGTGCGGCCAGACCACCGGCGCCGCACTGGTCATCGACAACAGCAAGCACTTCCGCCGCGTGCTCGACGTGAACGTGGAAGAGGGCACCGCCACCGTCGAGCCCGGCCTGGTGCTCGACCACCTGAACGCGCAGCTCAAGCCGCACGGCCTGTGGTACCCGGTCGATGTGTCGACCAGCGCGCAGGCCACGCTGGGCGGCATGGCCGGCAACAACTCCTGCGGCTCGCGCTCCATTGCCTACGGCAACATGGTGCACAACGTACTGGGCGCGAGCGCCTGGCTTTCGAGCGGCGAGCTGGTGGAGTTTGGCCCACAGGCCACGTTGGGCCCGCGCGCGGATGGCATTGCGCAGTTCGTGCACGGGCTGGCCGTCGAGCATCGCGAACAGATCCACGCCAACTGGCCCAAGGTGCTGCGCCGCGTGGCCGGCTACAACCTCGACATCTTCGACAACCAGAACGAGCGGCCCTATACCGCCGACGGCAGCGTGAACCTTGCGCACCTGCTGATCGGCGCGGAAGGCACGCTGGCCTATACGAAGAGCCTGAAGCTCAAGCTCGCGCCGCTGCCGCGCGCCAAGGTGCTGGGCATCGTGAATTTTCCGACCTTCCATTCGGCCATGGATGCGGCGCAGCACATCGTGAAGCTCGGCCCCACGGCGGTGGAGCTGGTCGACCGCACGATGATCGAGCTGAGCCTTGCCAACCCGGCCTTCAAGCCCACGGTGGAAACGGCGCTGATCGGCAAGCCGGCGGCCATTCTGCTGGTGGAGTTTGCGGGTGCTGAAAAGGCCGGGCTGCTGCCGCGGCTCAAGCAACTTGTCGAGCTCATGGGCGACCTGGGGCTGCCCGGCAGCGTGGTCGAAATGCCCGACGACGCGCGCCAGAAAAACCTGTGGGAAGTGCGCAAGGCCGGCCTCAACATCATGATGAGCCTGAAGGGCGACGGCAAGCCGGTGAGCTTCATCGAAGACTGCGCCGTGCCGCTCGAGCACCTGGCCGAATACACCGACGCGCTGACCGAAGTGTTCGCCCGGTACGGCAGCCGCGGCACCTGGTATGCGCATGCTTCAGTAGGCACGCTGCACGTGCGGCCGATTCTCGACATGCGCGCAGACGGCGGCGCCAAGATGCGAGCCATTGCCGAAGAAGCCGCCGCGCTGGTGCGCAAATACAAGGGCGCCTTCAGCGGTGAGCATGGCGACGGCCTGTGCCGCGGCGAATGGATCGAATGGCAGTTCGGCCCCGCCATCAACGAGGCGTTTCGCGCCATCAAGCAAAAGCTCGATCCGGCCAATCTTTTCAACCCCGGCAAGATCATCGATACGCCGCGCATGGACGACGGCGCGCTGTTCCGCTTTGCGCCGCCCACCGCGCCCAAGCCCTACAAGCGCATCGAACTCAAGCCCGTGCTCGACTGGTCGGTCTGGAACGTCAACGCCGATCCGGTGACCGAGCAGACCACCGCGCCCGGTACCGGGGGTGACAGCACGGGCGGCCTGGCCAAGGCCGCGGAAATGTGCAACAACAACGGCCACTGCAGAAAGTTCGACGCCGGCACCATGTGTCCGAGCTACCGCGTGACGCGCGACGAGCAGCACCTGACGCGCGGCCGTGCCAACACGCTGCGGCTAGCCCTCTCGGGTCAGCTCGGCGCCGACGCCTTCACCAGCGAAGAGATGCACGAGACCATGGACCTGTGCGTCGGCTGCAAGGGCTGCAAGCGCGACTGCCCGACCGGCGTGGACATGGCGAAGATGAAGATCGAGTTTCTCGACCACTACAAGAAGCGCCACGGCTACACGCTGAAGGACAAGATCGTGGCGTACATGCCCGACTACGCGCACAAGGCCAGCCGCTTGCCGTGGCTCATGAACCTGCGCAACACCTTGCCCGGCGCAGCCTGGCTGGGCGAAAAGCTGCTGGGTTTTTCCGCACGACGATCGCTGCCCGAATGGCGCTCCGACACCTTCTGGCGCACCAAGGCCGACCTGCACGGCATGTTCGCCAGCCGCGAGGCGGTGCTTTCGGTACAGGCCAGCGGCGGCAAGGCCGCGGTGCTTTTCGTCGACACCTTCAACGGCACTTTCGAAAGCGAGAACGCGCTGGCCGCAGCGCGCGTACTCAAGGCCGCGGGCTACACGCTGCACACGGTCGAGAAGAGCGGCGGGCACTACTGCTGCGGCCGCACCTTCCTGGCGAGCGGCATGGTTGCGGAAGCCAAGCGCCGCGCCGGGGCACTGATCGATGCGCTCAGGCCGCTGGCCGATGCGGGCATTCCCATCGTCGGGCTCGAGCCCTCATGCCTGCTCACGCTGCGCGACGAAACCCTGGTGATGGGCTTCGGCAAGAAGGCCGAGGTGGTCGCCAGGCAGGCGCTGCTGTTCGAAGAGTTCATTGCGCGCGAGTTGAAGGCCGGCCGCTTTGCGCTTGCGCTCACGCCCGCCACGGCACCGATCCTGCTGCACGGCCATTGCCACCAGAAGGCCTTTGGCGCCGTGAGCCCGGTGCTGGAGGTGCTGCGGCTCATTCCCGGCGCCGAGCCCGAACTGATCGAAAGCTCATGCTGCGGCATGGCGGGGAGCTTTGGCTACGAGGCGCGCCATATCGACGTATCGATGCAGATGGCAGAGGCCAGCCTGCTGCCGGCGATCCGCGCCAAGCCCGGCGCAACAGTGGTGGCCGACGGCACCAGCTGCCGCCACCAGATCGGCGACGGCGCGCAGCGCGAAGCCGTGCACGTGGCCGTGCTGCTGGAGCGGCACCTGGCACCGCAAGCCACAGTCGGTTGAACGGCCTGCGCGGCTGGCACAAAATGGCGCAATGAACGATGAAGCATCGGCGACAACACCGGCAGTTGCGGCAGACCTCGGCTTCGCGCTGTTCGACACCGCAATAGGCACCTGCGCGCTCGCGTGGGGCCCGCGCGGGCTCATCGGCGTGCAGTTGCCAGAAGAAAGCGGGGCGCCCGCAACCCGCGCACGCATGCGGCGCCGCTTTCCGGATCTTGCCGAGGCGGAGCCGCCCGAGAGCGCGCAAAAGGCTGTCGCGGCCATTCAGGCGCTGCTGCAAGGCGCGCCCGACGACTTGGCAAATGTCGAGCTCGACATGAGCCGCGTGTCGGAATTCCATCAACGCATCTATGCCATCGCCCGCCGCATTCCGCCTGGCCAGACGCGCACCTATGGCGAAATTGCGGCCGAGCTGGGCGACAAGGGCCTTTCGCGCGCGGTAGGGCAGGCCATGGGCCACAACCCCTTCGCGCCGGTGGTGCCGTGCCATCGGGTGCTGGCCGCGGGCAACAAGCCCGGCGGCTTTTCGGCGGGCGGCGGCGCGCTGACAAAGCTGCGCATGCTCGGCATCGAGGGCGCGCGGCCGAACGGCATGGCGTCGCTTTTCTAGAAAAAACGGCGAAAGATCAAATCACATTCATGACCCACGCCATCGAAACCACCGAGCAGCTCGAAGCACTTTTCGGCCAGCCCGGCGAAGCCTCGCTCAAGAAAGAAGTGCAGTACCTGCACCCGGCCTACCAGGCGTTGATTGCCGCGTCTCCGTTTGCGGTGCTCGCCACCTGCGGCCCTGGCGGCCTCGATGCTTCGCCGCGCGGCGACGCGCCGGGCTTTGTGATCGTGCAAGACGAGAAAACCTTGCTGCTGCCGGAGCGACGCGGCAACAACCGCATCGACAGCCTTCGCAATATCGTGGGTGACTCGCGTGTGGCACTGCTGTTTCTTATTCCGGGCGTTGGCGAAACCTTGCGCGTGAACGGTAACGCGCGCATCACGGTGGCGCCCGAACTCATGGCACGCTTTGCGGTGGAAGGCAAGCTGCCGCAGTGCGTGATCGAGGTTCGGGTCGAAACCGTCTTCTTTCAATGCGCGCGCGCCATACAGCGCTCGAAGCTGTGGGCACCGCTGCCGGCCGACCAGCCACGCGAGGTGCCCACGCCCGGCGCCATCCTGTCGGCGCTGACCGATGCTGCGTTCGACGGCGCAACCTACGACCGCGAGTTGCCCGCGAGGCAGCGCGCTACCTTGTACTAGCGGGGTAGGGGTTAGCGGCCAGGGGGCAGGTGCTTCGCGCGCAAGGCGGCGGTAGTCACCGGAACATGCACGTTCCAGGCCTTGTGGGGCGGCGCAACCTGCGCGCAGCTGACCATCACATTCCGTCCCGTCATGCCGTAGCTGCGGGGCGTCCATTGTGTCTTGAGAGGAACCGCGCACCTGGCGACGAGGATCTTCAAGTTGGGATCGAGCGCGACCCCCTCGCCACGCCCGGCTGCGTTCTCCCTGGCGACAAAGCCGCGGGCTTCTTCCCGTATCTCGTACAGGCCGTGAATTTCGGCGGTGGAGCGGGCGTCTTCAATGCTCCACGAAGCCAGGCAGGGCGCAGATGCAACCAGCAGCACAAGAGGCGCGAGCAAGGTCGGAAACCCGCGCCCGGCAGCAGCGTGCTTCCTCATTCCTGCTTGGACGCCGCCTGCTCCGCCCTCATGATCTGGTGCCGCTGCCAATAGCGGCCGACAACGCCCTTGAAGTTTTCCTTCTGCTTGCCGAGACCGCCCACCTTTACCTTGGTGGTGCGCGCCCCCAGCATGCCCTTGTCGTGGTGTGTCACGACCAGCACATCGCCGAAGGTGTTGTCCTGGTAGGTGAGGTCCTTGACCTCGTCCCATCCGATGGTCGAGCCGCCGTCGACGCTCTGGTGCAGGCCCTCGTAGCTCACCTGCACGCTTTCATCGTTCTTCAGCGCAAACTCTACCGGCGGAAAGTGGCGCAGCACCACGGCGCGCTCTTCTTCCGTGGCGGGTTCGTAGCGGTAGGCAAGGCTCAGCTCGTGGTTCTGCACGAAGCGCTGCTCATAGTCGCTCCACAGGCGCGCCTCGATGTCGGCGGCAGTTTCGATCTCGTCGGCCCACGAGGCCTGCGGCGCGGTCGAGACGATGGTGCCGTAGTCGCTTTCGGGCACGTGATGCCCCACGTTGCGCATGCGCTCCAAGAGCGGCGGGTGAGTGTCGTAGGGGTGCGGCACGTCGGCGGTTTTCATCGTCTCGATGAACGCCTCCGAGCCCGCATACGGCGGCAGGCCCGCGGCCACGAAGCCGGCAATGCCGAGCGCCCCGTCATGCTGGCGGTTGTGCTCGAAGAGCTTCTGCTCCACGTCGCTGCGGTAGCTGGCATAGGCCGAAATCTTGATGAGCGACTGCACGATGGCGTTCGGCGCCGTCAGGCCCGCGGAGACGCGGTCGGCCTTGAATTCGCGCTCGCGGCTGTCGCGCGCCAGGGCAAACGAAAAGATCATGCGATACAGGCGCAGCAAGAAGTGCGCAACGATGGTCAGCCCGCCGCTGCGCATTTCCCAGGTGTATTGGTCGAACTGCTGCAGCTTGGGGCCGAGTGCGGCGCTGCTTCGGGTGTCGCCGCCGCCCAGGTGGGCCAGCTCGTGCGCGAGCACCGCATCGGCTTCGGTCTGGTCGAGTACGCGCAGCAGCGGAATGCTCACGAACAGCGTGCGGCCGTGCAGGGTCTGGCCGCGAACATCGCAGGGTGTCTCGGTCACGAAAAAGTTGGTGTCGATGCCGGCAACGATGTGGTCGGGCGGCGTGGTCTTCACGCGGGCGGCCAGTTCGCGGATGCGGTTCCACAAACGCGGCGCATCGGCTTCGGCAACCACTTCGCCTTCGATCACGTTGCCGAAGGGCAGCTTCTTGAACAGCGTGTAGATCGCATAGAAAACAGCCACCGCAGCCGCAATGCCGGCAATGGCGATCAGCTTGACGTAGTAGCGCTCCATGAAGTACGCGGTGAGCCAGAAGGACAGCCACACCAGCATGGAGCTCTGCAGCACGACTTCGACCGCGCTGGATAGCGTCATGAGCCGCCAGCCCGCCACAAAGCTGGCATAGCGAAGACCGCGGTTGGCAAAGGCGAGGGCGCCCAGCACAAGCGCGGCTGCCAGCAGCGCCGCGCCGAGCGCCAGCGTCCAGATGGCGGCGCGGTCGGCCCAATGGAACTGCCATTGCATCGAATAGGGCTTGCACACCTGGTCGTGAAAGTCCTTGTCTTCAGGCGCCGTGGCGCTGCAAGCCTTGGACAGCGGGTGGCTGCGATAGAACTCGGTGGTCTGCGCCTTGTCGCCGGCGGACAGGCGGGTGTCGGAAGCGATGCGCGCTTCGATTGCCTGCAAGAACTCGGCGTCTTGCGAGCGCAGCGCATATTCGGTGAAAACCAGGGTCGCCGCCGGAATGGCGAAGAGCGACACCAGCGTCAGTAGAAACACGCGAAAAAGGTCTTTATGGATCGTGCGCGCGACGGCCATGGGTACTCCCTCCAGGAGACAGTTGTTGTGAATCGTTGTAAATATCCGGGAAGCCGATAGCGTAGCGTCCGTTTGCTTTCTTGCGAATATCGGACAGCGCCCAGGCAAGCGGCGCGAATACCAAGTTCGTACTCTTTGTTCAGAATTAGCAACGGCCCGGCGGCGACCCCACGCCTGCACCGTTCGCCGGGCTTGGCGACAATCCGTCCAATGCGTTCTTCTCCCTTCTTCAAGATGGCCCTGCTGCTGGGCCTGCTCTCCGCCATCGGCCCCTTCGCCATCGACATGTACCTGCCCGCGCTGCCGGCGATCGGGCAAAGCCTGCACGCCGACATCGGCGCGGTGCAAATGAGCCTTACGGCATTTTTTCTCTCGCTGGGTGCGGGCCAGCTGCTGTACGGGCCGGTCTCGGACATGGTCGGTCGCAAGCCGCCGCTCTATGCCGGGCTGGTGCTGTTCGCGCTTGCGAGCATCGGCTGCGCACTGGCCACCGACATCCAGGCGCTGATCGTGCTGCGCTTT
Proteins encoded in this region:
- a CDS encoding pyridoxamine 5'-phosphate oxidase family protein; amino-acid sequence: MTHAIETTEQLEALFGQPGEASLKKEVQYLHPAYQALIAASPFAVLATCGPGGLDASPRGDAPGFVIVQDEKTLLLPERRGNNRIDSLRNIVGDSRVALLFLIPGVGETLRVNGNARITVAPELMARFAVEGKLPQCVIEVRVETVFFQCARAIQRSKLWAPLPADQPREVPTPGAILSALTDAAFDGATYDRELPARQRATLY
- a CDS encoding M48 family metallopeptidase, yielding MAVARTIHKDLFRVFLLTLVSLFAIPAATLVFTEYALRSQDAEFLQAIEARIASDTRLSAGDKAQTTEFYRSHPLSKACSATAPEDKDFHDQVCKPYSMQWQFHWADRAAIWTLALGAALLAAALVLGALAFANRGLRYASFVAGWRLMTLSSAVEVVLQSSMLVWLSFWLTAYFMERYYVKLIAIAGIAAAVAVFYAIYTLFKKLPFGNVIEGEVVAEADAPRLWNRIRELAARVKTTPPDHIVAGIDTNFFVTETPCDVRGQTLHGRTLFVSIPLLRVLDQTEADAVLAHELAHLGGGDTRSSAALGPKLQQFDQYTWEMRSGGLTIVAHFLLRLYRMIFSFALARDSREREFKADRVSAGLTAPNAIVQSLIKISAYASYRSDVEQKLFEHNRQHDGALGIAGFVAAGLPPYAGSEAFIETMKTADVPHPYDTHPPLLERMRNVGHHVPESDYGTIVSTAPQASWADEIETAADIEARLWSDYEQRFVQNHELSLAYRYEPATEEERAVVLRHFPPVEFALKNDESVQVSYEGLHQSVDGGSTIGWDEVKDLTYQDNTFGDVLVVTHHDKGMLGARTTKVKVGGLGKQKENFKGVVGRYWQRHQIMRAEQAASKQE
- a CDS encoding methylated-DNA--[protein]-cysteine S-methyltransferase, with product MNDEASATTPAVAADLGFALFDTAIGTCALAWGPRGLIGVQLPEESGAPATRARMRRRFPDLAEAEPPESAQKAVAAIQALLQGAPDDLANVELDMSRVSEFHQRIYAIARRIPPGQTRTYGEIAAELGDKGLSRAVGQAMGHNPFAPVVPCHRVLAAGNKPGGFSAGGGALTKLRMLGIEGARPNGMASLF
- a CDS encoding FAD-binding and (Fe-S)-binding domain-containing protein yields the protein MRVDPASHIQPAGTVLPPNETCDALARRLRAETQGEVLFDDGSRGRYATDASIYQIMPVGAFVPTNDQDIATAIDIARELKVPVLARGGGTSQCGQTTGAALVIDNSKHFRRVLDVNVEEGTATVEPGLVLDHLNAQLKPHGLWYPVDVSTSAQATLGGMAGNNSCGSRSIAYGNMVHNVLGASAWLSSGELVEFGPQATLGPRADGIAQFVHGLAVEHREQIHANWPKVLRRVAGYNLDIFDNQNERPYTADGSVNLAHLLIGAEGTLAYTKSLKLKLAPLPRAKVLGIVNFPTFHSAMDAAQHIVKLGPTAVELVDRTMIELSLANPAFKPTVETALIGKPAAILLVEFAGAEKAGLLPRLKQLVELMGDLGLPGSVVEMPDDARQKNLWEVRKAGLNIMMSLKGDGKPVSFIEDCAVPLEHLAEYTDALTEVFARYGSRGTWYAHASVGTLHVRPILDMRADGGAKMRAIAEEAAALVRKYKGAFSGEHGDGLCRGEWIEWQFGPAINEAFRAIKQKLDPANLFNPGKIIDTPRMDDGALFRFAPPTAPKPYKRIELKPVLDWSVWNVNADPVTEQTTAPGTGGDSTGGLAKAAEMCNNNGHCRKFDAGTMCPSYRVTRDEQHLTRGRANTLRLALSGQLGADAFTSEEMHETMDLCVGCKGCKRDCPTGVDMAKMKIEFLDHYKKRHGYTLKDKIVAYMPDYAHKASRLPWLMNLRNTLPGAAWLGEKLLGFSARRSLPEWRSDTFWRTKADLHGMFASREAVLSVQASGGKAAVLFVDTFNGTFESENALAAARVLKAAGYTLHTVEKSGGHYCCGRTFLASGMVAEAKRRAGALIDALRPLADAGIPIVGLEPSCLLTLRDETLVMGFGKKAEVVARQALLFEEFIARELKAGRFALALTPATAPILLHGHCHQKAFGAVSPVLEVLRLIPGAEPELIESSCCGMAGSFGYEARHIDVSMQMAEASLLPAIRAKPGATVVADGTSCRHQIGDGAQREAVHVAVLLERHLAPQATVG